One Ignavibacterium album JCM 16511 genomic region harbors:
- a CDS encoding GYD domain-containing protein: MKTFILLTKLSADTARQIKDRAKLGRNWLEQVKEKCPEVKFVAHYALLGEYDFLDIYEAPDEETAAKVSMISLANGAFQAQSLIAIPYKRFLELTDEISKQGMIV; encoded by the coding sequence ATGAAAACTTTCATTCTACTTACCAAACTTTCTGCAGATACTGCCAGACAGATTAAAGATCGTGCTAAGCTCGGCCGAAACTGGCTTGAACAAGTTAAAGAAAAATGTCCCGAAGTTAAATTCGTTGCACATTATGCTTTGCTTGGTGAATATGATTTCCTCGATATTTATGAAGCACCCGATGAAGAGACTGCAGCAAAAGTTTCTATGATTAGTCTTGCAAACGGAGCTTTTCAGGCACAAAGTCTCATTGCAATTCCATACAAAAGATTTCTCGAGCTTACCGACGAAATTTCAAAACAAGGAATGATAGTTTAA